From Rhopalosiphum padi isolate XX-2018 chromosome 2, ASM2088224v1, whole genome shotgun sequence:
catttttattaaaacacttgtatgtataaaatataaaccactatttttaattaatactacaACTTATTAAATCTTACCTTTTAGTATCTTTTATAAAAGGTGCTGTTTGAGAGatgcaaaataatttgtttttaaatttgtttataattattattaaaatagaaaattaacaacaaacaaataacatttaccTATGTGTTATACCTACCACTCAAGTATGGTCGTATGATTAATTTTtgtcgttaaaataaaatatctttaatttcaGGTCAAGGAGTTGGCGAAGGTGACAGTGGTGCAGGCTTGACGTTTTTACattctgatttttattatttaaccggAATTGTGAGTGTCaaggaaaaaaatacaaataattcaattGCACTTTTTACAAATGTTAGGCTCCACATGAAATGGCTTCgtgatttgtattataaatatggttCTTCTGGTAGTGATAACATGCtggtaattatacaaaaataatttattctatgtttaatttattgaaatcagTATCCATATAATTAGATTTACTTTTGTGTAATGATTTATAGcagttatttttaacaattatttatttcaattaaacttaatatgataaaatattacatagataATACCAACGTGTTACATTTTACTAACACTTCATATGTTGAATAGTTTTTCTATGTAAAACAAATGTtgcatttattttgtacaaataattattctacttgataattaaaaaaaaatgtttaataatattgtggaacatttagtattttatgatgatgattatttatttctgaataggtgttattatcattattttgtattgaaaatacTTGCTTGTGTTTAATAATAGCATCTGCTTTAATGCAATCTATTtaggaaaaaattataatttttcatttttactattCCAGGATATGAAAAATGCATGTGTTTTACCAGCTGCCGAAGGAGTAATATATTCTTATGAAGATTcagataaaattttatttcatggGACATTAATTAAGCAGCATCGTGTTGTAATTGAGAACTGTGAAGTTGGATATGATAAGGCTTATCCTAATGGTCTTAGGATTTGTCAGGGAAATGGAGAATGGATATCCAATTCTACGAATTTGTGTTTCAGTAAGTTATGTATTGTAatctttacttaaatatttaaatattatgtatacgacaTCTgactatatttgattataatatgtttatgtttatagaaaagTGTCCACCTCTATTATCAGATAGTTTAGATATTAAATGTACTCTAAATGGTAAGAATGCTAATTGTTCAAATCCGTCTATACCCAATACATTAGCAATCCAATCGTGTAAGTCCACTCATAGACTACGAAATAGACAAGAAGGGACTTCAATTGAATTACGTTGTCAGTTTAATGGGACGTGGAATAATCAACTATATAGATGCACcccatgtaattatatatttacattaaattaacataaatgtttaattaacctATTTCTGGATTTTCGCTGTCTTGTTTTCGACGTATGCGTTTGACTGATAACAATGGTTGCTAACCCTATTGTCCTTATGAGTAGTTTGTCTAGAGGAATGGACAATGTGTTGTGATTTATGTAAGGACTTACGGTTTGACATCTAGTGTTCATTGGATTTAGTTACATTCTGTATAATTTACTGATTGAATGAACTGTTACTGTATCtaaatgattattatgtttttatgtattattttagtcaAAGTAAATCAGCTATCAGATTCTCTCAACTCTGATTCTTGCAATCTACATAAGAATTTTTTCACAACACGAAATTACTTAGTAAAATTTGATTGCATTTAACATACtgactattttattaatgtttcataatgtataacaatgtagaataattaataatgtgtaaaaatttcatttttgggAAAGTTCTTTTTAAAATGGATCTCGTTACGTTCCTCGTTCAATTCCTAATATATGAACTCGTTCCAGATCCCCGTTCCTCATTCAAAGAAGGAACTCACTCCAAATTCAGTTCCTCTATTATAGGAACTCGTTCCAATTATCGTTCCACTTTTTTTAACTTGCCAAAACTAGCGGTTTTAGAAtattacctttttatttttgatatcaataaatgaatgataaaaatgataagtGAACattagacttaaaaaaaaatgaatctaaATAGGAATTGAGTACTAaacaattgaattaatatataaaaaaataaaaatgtataataattaataatatagatttaatttgtctttattatatttattttttaaactaaattaaatgattaaacatttttttttttaatttcaagagGAACTGTGATTTTCGTTCACGTTTCTCAATATAAAGAATtcgttcgttttttttttccattatttttaaatgaaacagTTCTAAGCTTCGTTCTTACGAAAGAACTCGTTCCAGGAATCCGTTTCTTTTGGAACGAGTTCCTTCCTAACActgaacaatttacaataatattcgtCTAATGGgcatttattttagattgtgGTAGACCGTATATCAGGGACAATTTATTGATCCATAATGGTAGTACTACAGCACAAGTTGGAACAGCACCTTGGAATGtaggaatatatttatttaatattgaaagttCTAAGTATGTCTTGATATGTGGAGGATCATTAATTGCTCCAAATTTAGTCGTTTCTGGTAAAAAACAttcatgtttttcaaatttaaaaagaaacaataatttattaattaaaaaaaattttagtggCTCATTGTTTTTGGCAAAATGGTATGCTATCTAAAAGAATATCAATAAACAATGGTCTCTATAAAATTGCTATTGGgaaatattatagaaactaCAAAGTTTTTAGAAATGAATCTACTCAAATAATGGATGtaagtttttagtttaaatgtAGAATCTTAGAaactaattttaagtaaaatattatattataaataaatcaattctaTAGGTGGAAACAATTAATCTGAAAGAAGACTATCGTGGATATAGTGGGTTATATTCTGAGGATATAGCTGTTATCGTATTATCAAAAAGAGTTAATATTAGCGATGCTGTTGCACCAGTTTGTGTTGATTGGAATGGTATACATAATGTGACAAATGGAACTCAAGGAAAGgttggtttttgtttaaataaatattacaattatgatttatttacaaataagtaCTATACCACCAATTaacattgttaatttataagatGGACAACTACTGTAAGATACctcaattttattgtataaaatagtgactaaaaaaaaggtcattatttaaattgcttAACCTTTAGACCTTTAATCAATCGggttataattaactaattacataaaaaaaatattaccaatatttACATAGTTACATTAAAAGTGAGTAATCttacttataattaaactatttatacttCCACAGATTGTTGGTTGGGGGAATACGGAAAAAAACAGACCAAGTCCGGTTTTATTAGAAGCAAATTTAACGTACATTGATAATAATTCTTGTCGGAACATATATAGAATTAAAGATTTTCAAAAGTTTATtacttttgataaattttgtgCCGGATCTACATcgggtaaaatatttaattatgtatactggaaattaatatttcaatgttttttcaataaatacaatatataaaaatatacatttttattaaaatacttgtgtgtataaaatataaaccactatttttaattaataccacaacttattaaaaattaccttttaGCATCTTTTATAAACGGTGCTGTTTGAGTGatgcaaaataatttgtttttaaatttatttataattattattaaaatagaaaattaacaacaaacaaataacatttaccTATGTGTTATACCTACCACTCAAGTATGGTCGTATGATTAATTTTtgtcgtttaaataaaatatctttaatttcaGGCCAAGCAGTTCGCGAAGGTGACAGTGGTGCAGGCTTGACGTTTTTACattctgatttttattttttaaccggAATTATGAGTGTCAGGGAATCAAATGCAAATAATTCAATTGCACTTTTTACAAATGTTATGCTCCACATAAAATGGCTTcatgaactatataataaatatggttcTTTTGGTAGTGATACTATGCtagtaattatacaaaaataatttattctatgtttaatttattgaaatcagTATCCATATAATTAGATTTACTTTCGTCTAATGATTTATAACAgttcatttttaacaattatttatttcgatTAAACTTAATATGGCATAATAGTACATATGTAATACTAAAGTGTTACTACTTAATTTGTTTGAATAGTTTTTCTACGtaaaaaaattttgtattttgtattttttaaacctaattgttttataataataattattattatcattttactggataatattaaaataaatgttcaaaaatgtcACAGACTATGATATGATGATGcctgtatatgtttttttaataggtatcattttaattttttatttttgagttgaCATGGTTGTTTTTAGTGTTAACTTTTGCTTCAAAGCTATTGTGTTTggaaaaaatgttgatttttccaattaaatgtttattaaatataatgatttcagGTTACGAATAATGTATGTGTTTTACCAACTGTGgaaggtattatattttcatatgaaGGATCAGATAAAGTATTATCTCACGGGACATTAATTAATCCTCTTCGTATTGTCTTTGAGAATTGTGAAATTGGATATTATAAGGCTTCCCCAAATAGTTTTAGGGTTTGTCAGGAAAATGGAGAATGGAAATTGAATTCTGAGATTTTGTGTTTCAGTaagttatatattgtaatttgtaagctttaagtattttttatctatttaaatattaaatatacatattggcgatgtttgattataatatgtttatgattatAGAAACGTGTCCACCTCTATTATcagatagtttaaatattaaatgtactctAAATGGTACCTATGCTAATTGTTCAAATCCGTCTATACCCAATACAATAG
This genomic window contains:
- the LOC132919163 gene encoding uncharacterized protein LOC132919163 isoform X5, with translation MKVTYSWIIYSCIIVGIDVFCERILEKRQTVSPCKIADQYTCISGQCINETSICDGTRDCNDGSDETLALCETVRCENNQFRCKYGACVNMDSKCDGVKQCADGSDEENCLGHISISADTSTLKFVNNTTELKTESNKKNLCILPSLEGIIYSYQGSDDILAHGTLINHNRTVIENCEIGYHKVYPNSFRVCQNDGKWKLNAEKLCLKCGRSYIRHQLLIYNGRTTQVGTAPWNVAVYLFRKESSMYDLICGGSLIAPNLVVSAAHCFWQKGMISNRISVNNGLYRIAVGKYYRNFTVIDNDFTQMMDVETIYLKEDYLGFQRFYSEDIAVIVLSNRVNISDSVAPVCVDWNGTHNVTNGTKGQIVGWGNTEKNIPSPVLLEATLPYIDYNSCWKMYRDNNFQMLVTYDKFCAGYTSGQGVGEGDSGAGLTFLHSDFYYLTGIVSVKEKNTNNSIALFTNVRLHMKWLRDLYYKYGSSGSDNMLDMKNACVLPAAEGVIYSYEDSDKILFHGTLIKQHRVVIENCEVGYDKAYPNGLRICQGNGEWISNSTNLCFKKCPPLLSDSLDIKCTLNGKNANCSNPSIPNTLAIQSCKSTHRLRNRQEGTSIELRCQFNGTWNNQLYRCTPYCGRPYIRDNLLIHNGSTTAQVGTAPWNVGIYLFNIESSKYVLICGGSLIAPNLVVSVAHCFWQNGMLSKRISINNGLYKIAIGKYYRNYKVFRNESTQIMDVETINLKEDYRGYSGLYSEDIAVIVLSKRVNISDAVAPVCVDWNGIHNVTNGTQGKIVGWGNTEKNRPSPVLLEANLTYIDNNSCRNIYRIKDFQKFITFDKFCAGSTSGQAVREGDSGAGLTFLHSDFYFLTGIMSVRESNANNSIALFTNVMLHIKWLHELYNKYGSFGSDTMLVTNNVCVLPTVEGIIFSYEGSDKVLSHGTLINPLRIVFENCEIGYYKASPNSFRVCQENGEWKLNSEILCFKTCPPLLSDSLNIKCTLNGTYANCSNPSIPNTIAKQSCKQTQMILNGQEETPIELRCQSNGTWNNDLYRCTSYCGRPFIRDQLLIHNGNTAEQDGIAPWNVLIYRFSKESSNYYFICSGSLISQNLVVSVAHCFWENGRQSNLISINDGSYKVAVRKYTQEYSVIDNEFTQIMDASYLFKSENNLSA
- the LOC132919163 gene encoding uncharacterized protein LOC132919163 isoform X6 translates to MYDLICGGSLIAPNLVVSAAHCFWQKGMISNRISVNNGLYRIAVGKYYRNFTVIDNDFTQMMDVETIYLKEDYLGFQRFYSEDIAVIVLSNRVNISDSVAPVCVDWNGTHNVTNGTKGQIVGWGNTEKNIPSPVLLEATLPYIDYNSCWKMYRDNNFQMLVTYDKFCAGYTSGQGVGEGDSGAGLTFLHSDFYYLTGIVSVKEKNTNNSIALFTNVRLHMKWLRDLYYKYGSSGSDNMLDMKNACVLPAAEGVIYSYEDSDKILFHGTLIKQHRVVIENCEVGYDKAYPNGLRICQGNGEWISNSTNLCFKKCPPLLSDSLDIKCTLNGKNANCSNPSIPNTLAIQSCKSTHRLRNRQEGTSIELRCQFNGTWNNQLYRCTPYCGRPYIRDNLLIHNGSTTAQVGTAPWNVGIYLFNIESSKYVLICGGSLIAPNLVVSVAHCFWQNGMLSKRISINNGLYKIAIGKYYRNYKVFRNESTQIMDVETINLKEDYRGYSGLYSEDIAVIVLSKRVNISDAVAPVCVDWNGIHNVTNGTQGKIVGWGNTEKNRPSPVLLEANLTYIDNNSCRNIYRIKDFQKFITFDKFCAGSTSGQAVREGDSGAGLTFLHSDFYFLTGIMSVRESNANNSIALFTNVMLHIKWLHELYNKYGSFGSDTMLVTNNVCVLPTVEGIIFSYEGSDKVLSHGTLINPLRIVFENCEIGYYKASPNSFRVCQENGEWKLNSEILCFKTCPPLLSDSLNIKCTLNGTYANCSNPSIPNTIAKQSCKQTQMILNGQEETPIELRCQSNGTWNNDLYRCTSYCGRPFIRDQLLIHNGNTAEQDGIAPWNVLIYRFSKESSNYYFICSGSLISQNLVVSVAHCFWENGRQSNLISINDGSYKVAVRKYTQEYSVIDNEFTQIMDVKIIYLHEDYSRTGEFFVNDIAVIVLNDKVSISDGVAPVCIDWSGKYNVPNATQGKIIGWEIMVKKNLPRIVLRERTLSYIDQSSCRSMYLKVSKGYLFADKFCAVNASNRIFYVTGTGLALLHSDFYYLNGILSSENPLKSYSIGVFTDVNYHIQWIRELYNKYT